A DNA window from Candidatus Eremiobacterota bacterium contains the following coding sequences:
- a CDS encoding histidine phosphatase family protein, which translates to MKTLYLVRHGETEWNRFEVFRGRADIALNERGLAQANAVGRALKDAPLYAVISSPLKRAIQTAKPLAARHRVPLIPEEAFNDVDCGDWEGMPMAEVERLFPEGFRCWMETPHKFRIPGGESLAILRRRALRGLKRVLGEAEGEVLCVVSHRVVTKVMVLALLGLSNSHFWQIRQDNACINIIQFPEDDGEAVVVSLNDTGHLKSLECEPIGKDA; encoded by the coding sequence ATGAAAACTCTTTACCTTGTCCGGCATGGGGAAACAGAGTGGAACCGATTCGAGGTTTTCAGGGGCAGGGCGGACATTGCCCTTAATGAGCGGGGCCTTGCACAGGCCAATGCAGTTGGCCGCGCTTTGAAAGATGCCCCACTCTATGCAGTAATATCAAGCCCCCTCAAGCGTGCCATCCAGACCGCCAAGCCTCTTGCCGCCCGCCACAGGGTCCCCCTGATACCCGAGGAGGCTTTTAACGATGTGGACTGCGGCGACTGGGAGGGGATGCCCATGGCGGAAGTGGAAAGGCTCTTTCCAGAGGGCTTCCGGTGCTGGATGGAGACTCCCCACAAGTTCAGGATACCGGGCGGCGAATCGCTGGCCATACTCAGGCGTCGCGCTCTCCGGGGACTTAAGCGAGTGCTGGGCGAGGCTGAAGGAGAGGTCCTCTGCGTGGTAAGCCACCGCGTAGTGACCAAGGTGATGGTGCTGGCCCTCCTTGGGCTCTCCAACAGCCATTTCTGGCAGATCCGCCAGGACAATGCCTGTATCAACATCATACAGTTCCCTGAGGATGATGGAGAGGCCGTAGTGGTGAGCCTTAATGATACAGGCCACCTGAAGTCCCTTGAATGCGAGCCTATCGGCAAGGATGCCTGA
- a CDS encoding HNH endonuclease signature motif containing protein, with translation MDRVTTGTTSEAQPYQGVQQGRVNRQAERDSQAAAAALPPVEQPSSPQVSSLHSFFNKVLDTIDRLRHPGGLPDIQRQGEEAQSRQRNAPAQSAAAPADAEGGRAADEVTLPYGGGTVTLKGMKMIDLAYTKRPDAEHKELRKQFDGHVRKQFLRSLAADPAKEAGLRKAGLKDSDIQMLRDGKVPPGFQVHHKVPLDDMGTNDFDNLVLIHNKPEHTSITSYQNRMTAGMVDGDTKQMKWPVPLGFVYPPDTGMVSEH, from the coding sequence ATGGATCGCGTAACCACGGGGACAACGTCCGAAGCCCAGCCTTACCAGGGTGTACAGCAGGGAAGGGTGAACCGGCAGGCAGAGAGGGACTCACAGGCAGCGGCGGCTGCGCTCCCTCCCGTGGAGCAGCCCTCTTCACCGCAGGTCTCCTCGCTCCACTCTTTTTTCAACAAGGTCCTTGACACCATTGACCGCCTGCGCCATCCCGGAGGCCTCCCCGACATCCAGCGCCAGGGAGAGGAAGCCCAGAGCAGGCAGCGGAATGCCCCGGCCCAGTCAGCCGCTGCCCCTGCCGATGCGGAGGGCGGGAGAGCTGCTGACGAGGTGACCCTTCCTTACGGGGGCGGCACTGTCACCCTCAAGGGGATGAAAATGATAGACCTTGCCTATACCAAGAGACCTGATGCAGAGCACAAGGAGCTCCGTAAGCAATTTGACGGCCATGTGCGCAAGCAGTTCCTCAGGAGCCTTGCTGCCGATCCCGCCAAGGAAGCCGGCCTCAGGAAAGCGGGGCTCAAGGACAGCGATATCCAGATGCTCCGTGATGGCAAGGTGCCGCCGGGTTTCCAGGTCCACCACAAGGTCCCTCTCGATGATATGGGCACCAATGACTTTGACAACCTCGTGCTTATCCACAACAAACCTGAGCATACGTCAATCACCAGTTACCAGAACCGCATGACGGCGGGAATGGTTGATGGGGACACGAAACAGATGAAATGGCCCGTGCCCCTTGGCTTCGTCTATCCGCCCGACACCGGCATGGTGAGCGAGCACTGA
- a CDS encoding decarboxylase, translating to MNQGRYELLIAGYPLCWWTRRFKLPLHVLFGPSVKANVRAFRKVFQEHYPHGKICFAAKACAAVLPLIREEGAGADVASYNEARMALEAGIPPSMIDLNGNCKEDRLIREAVSKGMLIVADSIEEFRTICGIASSLGKKTDVVVRISGYPIEEATALAVFTAGTWTKFGVPLRDIPSFISSLGEDLPVNFCGFHTHIGSQIADLEPYIAVLGKMVEMSHLLKDHGFPCTVINIGGGFPVSYLGAGEWNQVLARVTEGYRKALSGDMSRIYVWHNSPAGFMGEADGTVNLDRWRGEKFHTPYGKEKMLGAILQSTIEVRGKSLRATEALKGLGRPLLIIEPGRSIVEDAGVTLAKVSLVKRVAGHHNLLLIEMGVLDHCEALTELILRRWMIAGDHRRHDKSPFEAFVGGNLCFSGDMLSRYKVSFQRAPARGDVVIIRDTGAYNSSFMAANANSFPRPDRVLVNADGSLCLLKKRDTYRQIFRLVSEAPDMEAFRGEGALLRE from the coding sequence ATGAACCAAGGCAGGTATGAGCTCCTGATCGCCGGCTACCCTCTCTGCTGGTGGACCAGGCGCTTCAAGCTTCCCCTCCATGTGCTCTTCGGCCCTTCCGTTAAGGCCAATGTGAGGGCTTTCAGAAAAGTGTTCCAGGAGCATTATCCCCATGGGAAAATCTGTTTTGCCGCAAAAGCCTGCGCCGCAGTCCTGCCCTTGATCAGGGAGGAGGGCGCGGGGGCCGATGTGGCCTCCTATAACGAGGCCCGCATGGCCCTTGAGGCAGGCATTCCTCCCTCGATGATCGATCTCAACGGCAACTGCAAGGAGGATCGCCTCATCCGAGAGGCCGTTTCAAAGGGGATGCTCATAGTGGCAGACAGCATCGAGGAGTTCCGCACTATCTGCGGCATTGCCTCGTCGCTTGGGAAAAAAACCGACGTGGTAGTGCGTATAAGCGGCTACCCCATAGAGGAAGCCACGGCCCTCGCCGTTTTCACCGCCGGCACATGGACCAAATTCGGTGTCCCCCTCAGGGATATCCCTTCCTTTATAAGTTCCCTGGGAGAGGACCTGCCGGTGAACTTCTGCGGCTTTCACACCCACATAGGATCGCAGATTGCCGACCTGGAGCCTTATATCGCGGTACTGGGAAAAATGGTGGAAATGAGCCATCTCCTGAAAGACCATGGCTTCCCCTGCACTGTCATCAATATAGGGGGAGGCTTTCCTGTCTCCTACCTTGGTGCTGGTGAATGGAACCAGGTCCTCGCTAGGGTGACCGAAGGTTACAGGAAAGCTCTTTCCGGTGACATGAGCAGGATATACGTATGGCACAACAGCCCTGCCGGCTTCATGGGCGAGGCCGACGGAACGGTGAATCTTGACAGGTGGCGCGGCGAGAAGTTCCATACGCCGTACGGGAAAGAGAAAATGCTCGGAGCCATCCTGCAAAGCACCATCGAGGTAAGGGGAAAATCCCTCAGGGCCACCGAGGCCCTGAAAGGGCTGGGAAGGCCTCTCCTCATCATCGAGCCGGGAAGAAGCATCGTCGAGGATGCCGGTGTCACCCTCGCAAAAGTGAGCCTTGTGAAGAGAGTGGCAGGCCATCATAATCTTCTGCTCATCGAGATGGGCGTCCTTGACCATTGTGAGGCCCTCACCGAGCTGATCCTGAGGCGCTGGATGATTGCCGGTGATCACAGGCGCCACGATAAGAGTCCCTTTGAGGCATTCGTGGGAGGAAACCTCTGCTTTTCCGGAGATATGCTGTCGCGGTACAAGGTCTCCTTCCAGAGGGCCCCTGCCAGAGGTGATGTGGTGATTATCAGGGACACGGGGGCATACAACTCCTCGTTCATGGCAGCCAATGCCAACTCGTTCCCCCGGCCAGACAGGGTTCTGGTAAACGCTGACGGAAGTCTCTGCCTGCTGAAAAAGAGGGATACTTACAGGCAGATATTCAGGCTGGTTTCTGAAGCTCCCGACATGGAAGCCTTCAGGGGAGAGGGAGCCCTGCTCAGGGAGTAA
- a CDS encoding flavodoxin family protein produces the protein MEAVRESGKDFNILAISGSYRKGKTIDTLIDRAVEGAMALNGSVKAEKVLLIEKKIEYCRNCNVCRNDDPCKSRARCAIDDDMQELYPLIEKADAFIFGTPVNMASVTAVMKTFLERIVYIFAYPGEKPVKGCPAPRSTRKRNAIIIVSSGSVPPLLRMWCDQATPLIKDILVGSLNARVMGTLYAGDVYKRGVVCYEKKARRLGEWLVM, from the coding sequence ATGGAAGCAGTGAGGGAAAGCGGGAAGGATTTCAACATCCTGGCGATATCGGGGAGTTACAGAAAGGGAAAGACAATTGACACACTTATTGACAGGGCTGTTGAAGGAGCCATGGCTCTCAATGGCTCGGTGAAAGCTGAAAAGGTGCTCCTTATTGAAAAAAAGATAGAATATTGCCGTAACTGCAATGTATGCAGGAATGACGATCCCTGCAAGAGCAGGGCCCGCTGCGCCATTGACGATGATATGCAGGAGCTGTACCCTCTTATTGAGAAAGCCGATGCCTTCATATTTGGCACGCCGGTAAATATGGCCAGTGTAACGGCAGTCATGAAGACCTTTCTTGAGAGGATTGTCTATATCTTTGCCTACCCCGGTGAGAAGCCCGTCAAGGGGTGCCCTGCACCGAGGTCCACAAGAAAGAGGAATGCCATAATCATTGTCAGCTCAGGCTCTGTGCCGCCACTTTTAAGGATGTGGTGCGATCAGGCCACACCCCTCATCAAGGATATCCTGGTAGGAAGCCTCAACGCCCGGGTGATGGGAACCCTCTATGCAGGCGATGTATACAAGAGGGGAGTGGTTTGTTATGAGAAAAAGGCCCGGCGCCTTGGCGAATGGCTTGTGATGTAA